The DNA window GGGAGCTGCACCACCGCAGCGAGCTCGAGGCGGAGCTGCAGGACGCGATCGCCCCCGGGCACTCCGGGATCTTGGCCCTGGTCTCCGACCCCGGTGCCGTGGAGATCCGCAAGGCGCTGGACAAGGCCGACGCCATCGTCGAGAAGGCCATCGACCAGGTCGCCGCGGACGACATCAAGGCCGCCGCCAAGGACGCCGGCTCGGACGACGCCTGACCGTCGCGGGATGCTCGCTGCGCCGTGTGTTGACCTCACGCGCTGATCCGGTGGGTCAGACTCCGAGGCCGGGCGCGCCGGCGAGGTCGCCGCGGTTCCCGCGCGTGGCCGGGCGCACCCTCCTCGGCGTCCCGCTGACGTTGCCCACCGACTTCCTCGCGGAGCGCACCCTGGCCGTGGTGGCGTTCCAGCGGTGGCAGCAGGCCAGGGTGGACCGATGGATCGACCGTGCGGTGGCCGCGGGTGGGCCGCCGACCACGCGCGGCGTTACCGGGCCGGTCCGGGTCGCCGTGGTCGAGGTCCCCGTCCTGTCGACGCGGTGGCGGTTGGCGCGTCGCGCCATCGACGGCGGGATGACCGCAGGCATCGGTGACCCGGACGTGGCGGCGCGCACGATCACCGTCTACACCGATGTCGCCGCCTTCCAAAAGGCGCTGGCGATTCCGGGCAGCGACGACGTGGACGTGCTCGTCGTCACGCGCAGCGGCACCGTGCTCGCCAGGGGACGGGGCGATCCCGATGACACGGCGTGGGCGGTCGTCTCAACGGCTCTGCTCGCCAGCTGACCGCGCCGCGTGGTTGCCGGGCAGGTCGCAAGCCGACGCCGTCGCCGCCGAGGTTGTGCGGCACGGACTGGTGGCGGGGGCTGGCGCCGACCACCCGGAGGCCGCCGCCGTTGTACCCGACCAGGCCGTGCCACTGGAAGTCGAAGGCAGCCGGGCCGCTCGTAGCGGCTGGGCGAAGGGGCGGATCCGGTCGTCCATGGCGCTCAGCATCGGGAACGCACGGTTCGCGTCACCGCCGTCCACCGGGTGCTGCGGGCCGCCCATGCCGGTGCGGGTGCCGGTGTCGCCGGGTCGGTCGTGGCGGGCGTCCTTGGAGCCAACGCGTCCCTCTTGTGCGGCGAGTATCTGCGATATATCGTCGAACGTCGCCTCAGTGGGCGACGCTTCCGGCTGGAGGGGAGACGGCGATGGGCGCAGCGGCGGGTGCCTGGGGACCGGGGTTCGGTCCCGCGGGCTGGGCCGGCGGGTGTGACTCGGGTTTCGAGGCGCAGGTGGTGGACGTGCTGCGCAAGATCCGGGCCCAGATGGGCTCGCGCAGCGGTCCCGGCCCGTGGTGGGGCCCGCCCCCGGGCGGGCCGTGGGGCGGCTGGATCGGCGGCCCGAGTGGCCAGGGAAGACGCGGGTGGCCGTTCGGGCCGGACAGTGGCCCGTCTCGCTCCCGGGCCGGCCGAGGCGACGTGCGCAGCGCGATCCTGCTGCTGCTCGACGATGCGCCGCGGCACGGCTACCAGATCATCCAGGACATCACCGAGCGCAGCGGCGGCGCCTGGCGGCCCAGCCCGGGGTCGGTGTACCCGGCGCTGTCCGCGCTGCAGGACGAGGGCCTGGTCGACGACGAGAAGGTCGAAGGACGCCGGGTGTTCTCCCTCACCGACGCCGGTCGCGCCTACGTCCGGGACCGGGCCGAGGCCCTCGCCCAGGTGTTCGAGGCCAACTCGGCCGAACCCGAGCACGAGGACGTCACCGACCTGCGCCAGCTGCTGTTCGGGGTCGGCGCGGCGGCCGTGCAGGTGATCACCGCCGGGACGCCGGACCAGGCAGCCGCGGCCCGGCGGGTGCTGCAGAGGGCCCGCACGGACCTGTACCGGCTGCTCGCCAACGACGAGCCGGACCAGGACCAGCCATGAGTGCGACCGACCCGGTCCCGCGCCGTGCGCTGCGGGCCTCCGACCAGGACCGGCACGAAGCGATCCTGGCCTTGTCCGACCAGTTCGT is part of the Actinomycetes bacterium genome and encodes:
- a CDS encoding PadR family transcriptional regulator, whose product is MGAAAGAWGPGFGPAGWAGGCDSGFEAQVVDVLRKIRAQMGSRSGPGPWWGPPPGGPWGGWIGGPSGQGRRGWPFGPDSGPSRSRAGRGDVRSAILLLLDDAPRHGYQIIQDITERSGGAWRPSPGSVYPALSALQDEGLVDDEKVEGRRVFSLTDAGRAYVRDRAEALAQVFEANSAEPEHEDVTDLRQLLFGVGAAAVQVITAGTPDQAAAARRVLQRARTDLYRLLANDEPDQDQP